In Mangifera indica cultivar Alphonso chromosome 1, CATAS_Mindica_2.1, whole genome shotgun sequence, a single genomic region encodes these proteins:
- the LOC123229351 gene encoding receptor-like protein 9DC3 has product MMDFGKAERRLQYMGEDYYHDSVIVTWKGHEIQLMKIITVLTTIDLSNNNFLGEIPEVIEKLHALCLLNLSQNNLTGCIPPSIGNMIALESLDLSSNKLIGKIPSELTKLNFLQVLDLSQNHLSGPIPRDNHFDTFPNNSYDGNLALCGFPLSNTCETYDETPQPLLKSGDGESSNGFGWKVVLIGYGCGMVLGVTMGYLVFSIGKPLWLIRIVEGRQPRKKRRLNNKRGRRST; this is encoded by the coding sequence ATGATGGACTTTGGTAAAGCTGAGAGGAGGTTGCAATACATGGGTGAAGATTATTATCATGATTCTGTGATCGTAACTTGGAAAGGGCATGAGATTCAACTCATGAAAATTATAACTGTCCTCACAACCATTGATCtttcaaataacaattttcttgGAGAGATTCCAGAAGTCATTGAAAAGCTTCATGCTCTTTGTCTTCTCAATCTTTCTCAAAACAACCTCACAGGTTGTATCCCACCATCTATTGGAAATATGATTGCTTTGGAATCCTTAGACCTCTCTTCAAATAAGCTTATTGGAAAAATTCCTAGTGAGTTGaccaaattgaattttcttcaaGTTCTAGACTTGTCACAAAACCATCTTAGCGGACCCATACCTCGAGACAATCACTTTGATACCTTCCCAAACAATTCATATGATGGGAATTTGGCATTATGTGGATTTCCTTTGTCAAACACATGTGAAACTTATGATGAGACACCACAACCACTCTTAAAATCAGGTGATGGAGAATCCTCAAATGGTTTTGGTTGGAAAGTTGTTTTGATTGGCTACGGATGTGGAATGGTATTAGGAGTTACGATGGGATATCTTGTGTTCTCAATAGGAAAGCCTTTGTGGCTTATAAGGATCGTTGAAGGAAGACAACCTAGAAAAAAGAGAAGGTTGAACAACAAACGTGGAAGAAGAAGCACTTAG
- the LOC123198349 gene encoding receptor like protein 23-like yields MTRNVSYKFPGVSEMETFPGVSETETFPKRGNASYISLFPCYLDFGGRIPTEISHLSNLVSLDLSVSLEISPWPEIPFLRIEREVFQGLVQNLTKLIELLLNVVDMSAIVPSSLKNISSSLTSLSLVHCKGTSQIIRHLDLSDNNITGEFQDLFVNLMQLSLLSFANNQLTGPIPSHASGLSNLVTISLYNNSLNGTIPSWLFTLPLLKYLNLAYNQLTGHIDQFQSKSLEFIHLGNNRLNGFIPSSIFEQVNLIVLSLSSNNFNGIVELHLFSKLKNIMELDLSHNSLLVNTASKTNSSFSKLHYLHLSACNISEFPDILRSLDILEELDLSKNKIQRQIPNWMLEIGKDSLYWLNLSLNSLNDTIELPWRNLRYLDLHSNMLRGSLPIPQPSMRLISLSNNNLTGKIPDLICNMSFIQIIDVSNNSLSGIIPECMGNSSSLHVLDLRKNRFNGSIPGTFARGNNYRTLNFNNNELERSIPQSLINCSALEVLDLGNNQLNDMFPYWLGNLPKLQVLVLRSNKLYGSNWGCSKTKNCFPKLKIFDLSNNKLSGFLPAR; encoded by the exons atgacccGAAATGTTTCCTACAAGTTTCCGGGAGTTTCGGAAATGGAAACGTTTCCGGGAGTttcggaaacggaaacgtttccgaaacgtggaaacgcatCCTATATAAGTTTGTTTCCGTGCTACTTAGACTTTGGTGGTAGAATTCCAACTGAGATCTCCCACTTGTCTAATTTGGTTTCTCTTGACCTCTCTGTTTCTCTCGAAATCTCACCTTGGCCAGAAATTCCCTTCTTGAGAATTGAAAGAGAAGTTTTTCAAGGGTTAGTTCAAAATCTGACAAAGTTAATTGAACTTCTTCTCAATGTTGTTGACATGTCTGCCATTGTACCTAGTTCCCTGAAAaacatttcttcttctctaacatCTTTGAGTCTTGTGCATTGCAAGGGCACTTCCCAGATA aTCCGTCATTTAGATCTTTCAGACAATAATATTACTGGTGAATTTCAAGATCTTTTTGTCAATTTGATGCAACTTTCTCTTTTAAGCTTCGCTAATAATCAACTTACTGGCCCCATCCCTTCTCATGCAAGTGGTCTTTCAAATTTAGTTACTATTTCCTTATATAATAACTCTCTCAATGGCACAATACCATCTTGGTTATTCACTTTACCATTATTGAAATACTTGAACCTTGCTTATAACCAATTAACTGGCCATATTGATCAATTTCAAAGTAAATCTTTGGAATTCATTCATTTGGGTAATAATAGATTGAATGGCTTTATTCCAAGTTCAATCTTTGAACAGGTGAATTTAATCGTTCTctcactttcttcaaacaatttcaaTGGAATTGTAGAACTTCACTTATTCTCAAAGCTGAAAAACATTATGGAGCTTGATCTTTCTCATAATAGTCTATTAGTCAACACTGCATCCAAAACCAACTCATCTTTTTCCAAGCTTCACTATTTGCATTTATCAGCTTGCAACATTAGTGAATTCCCAGACATCTTAAGAAGTCTAGATATTTTAGAGGAGCTagatctttcaaaaaataaaattcaacgTCAAATTCCTAATTGGATGTTAGAAATTGGAAAAGATAGTCTCTATTGGCTAAATCTTTCCTTGAACTCTCTCAACGACACAATAGAGCTTCCATGGAGAAATCTTAGATATCTAGACCTTCATTCTAACATGCTTCGGGGATCACTTCCGATTCCACAACCTTCCATGAGATTAATTTCACTGTCAAACAACAATTTGACTGGGAAGATACCAGACTTGAtctgtaatatgagtttcataCAGATTATAGATGTTTCAAACAACAGTTTAAGTGGTATCATTCCTGAATGCATGGGAAATTCTAGTAGTCTTCATGTGTTGGATTTGCGGAAGAATAGATTTAATGGCTCCATTCCTGGAACATTTGCAAGGGGTAACAACTATAGGACCCTTAACTTCAACAATAATGAATTGGAAAGGTCAATTCCACAGTCATTGATCAACTGTTCAGCACTCGAAGTTCTTGATCTTGGAAACAACCAGTTAAATGACATGTTCCCATATTGGTTGGGAAATCTTCCAAAGCTGCAAGTTTTGGTTCTTCGTTCTAACAAATTGTATGGTTCTAATTGGGGTTGTTCAAAGACCAAAAATTGCTTTCCTAAATTGAAAATCTTTGATCTCTCCAACAATAAGCTTAGTGGTTTTTTGCCAGCCAGGTAA